One window from the genome of Diabrotica virgifera virgifera chromosome 6, PGI_DIABVI_V3a encodes:
- the LOC126886012 gene encoding uncharacterized protein LOC126886012, which produces METDIIAEGFRNSLNQYGIKYSKMVGDGDSSVYRKLLEIRPYGNCLVQKIECKNHILRNFAKKIREISSKKRSNSQNKPVPITLRKCVLSRFMRLRSAITKATTYRIGENTSLEEKVQLLRNDINNAPSHVFGEHNLCKTIKYFKCEGQDTNIIPVMKECGIYEDVMSALQRVIDNASSLIMNMDNNLAEHYNSVVCKFIGGKRINFSLRGSYQTRCEAAALSFNSGGEYHRMINKTMFGNSPKGFYKKFYLKKKKEHAKIKARRTLFPKKKRNRLNKTCQIRITAPMPTICP; this is translated from the exons ATGGAAACAGATATCATAGCAGAGGGTTTCAGAAATAGCCTTAATCAATATGGtataaaatattctaaaatggTTGGTGATGGTGATTCCTCTGTATATAGGAAACTGTTAGAAATAAGACCATATGGAAATTGCTTGGTGCAGAAAATTGAAtgcaaaaatcatattttaagaaattttgccaaaaaaatacGAGAAATCAGCA GCAAGAAGAGAAGTAATTCTCAAAATAAACCTGTGCCAATAACTCTAAGAAAATGTGTTCTGTCTAGGTTTATGCGCCTCAGAAGTGCGATCACGAAAGCAACAACCTACCGAATCGGAGAAAACACAAGTTTAGAAGAAAAAGTTCAGTTGCTCCGAAATGATATAAATAATGCGCCCAGTCATGTTTTTGGAGAGCACAACCTTTGtaaaactataaaatattttaaatgcgAGGGTCAAGATACAAATATAATACCCGTTATGAAAGAATGTGGTATCTATGAAGACGTAATGAGTGCCCTTCAAAGAGTTATTGACAATGCAAGTAGTCTTATTATGAACATGGACAATAACTTGGCAGAGCACTATAACAGCGTTGTGTGTAAATTCATTGGGGGTAAAAGAATAAATTTTTCATTAAGAGGGTCATATCAGACGAGGTGCGAAGCGGCAGCACTATCGTTCAATTCGGGTGGTGAATACCATCGAATGATAAATAAAACAATGTTTGGCAATAGTCCAAAAggcttttataaaaaattttatttaaaaaagaaaaaagagcACGCCAAAATTAAAGCTAGAAGAACtttgtttccaaaaaaaaaaagaaatcggcTAAACAAAACCTGCCAGATCAGGATTACGGCCCCAATGCCAACTATCTGCCCTTAA